AGCCGAAACATGCCCGGGCAGCATGAAACCGTCCACCGCAAGCAGTCTGTCGGAAATCAGGAGTTCGAGCGCCGGCATGACCAGCTTGTGAGCGGAAAGGATGGAAAAATTCTCTACTCCGTGTTCGCGGGCATACAGAACGGATGATGCCACAACCGGGGCTGTGGTTTCAAAGCCGACAGCCAGAAATACAACCTCCGCTCCGGGCATCGAGCGGGCCATTTCTATGGCAGAAAGCGGAGAGTAGACAATTTCGACAGAGTATCCCTCGCTTCTCAGTCCGGCGAGCGACCCGCTGCTCCCCGGCACCCGCATCATATCCCCGAATGTCGCAAGTACAGCATCATACCTTCGCGCCATGGCGATTGCAGTGTCAAGGTACGAGGCGGGGGTCACGCACACGGGGCATCCGGGTCCCGACAGAAGCCTCAGCTCCGGCGGCAGCAGTGAAGGAAGCCCCGCGCGGTGAATGGCCATCGTGTGCGTCCCGCAGACCTCCATGAGCGTCACCGGTCGTGTGAGGCGGAGAGACGCAAGGCGTTTGCTGAGGTCTTTCATAAGACCCGGATCGCGAATTTTTTTTACCTCGTTCACCTGTAATCCCGTTCCGGAGGATGTAAAATTACCTGTATTGTTCCGTCTCCGATAACCGTCTGTCAAATCCCGCGGTTCCGCATACAGGCGGCGGCTGTATACGCCTGCCCCAGTGAAATGCCGCCGTCATTGACCGGCACCTGACGGTTGGTGAGCACGGTAAAACCATGTTCTTTCAGCACATCCCGGAACCGTACAAACAGGATGAGATTCTGCCAGCACCCGCCTGAAAGCGCCACTGTATTGATTCCGGTACTTTCACGGGCATATTCGGCGACTTCGAGAAATGACGCCGCGAGCGTATTGTGAAAAGCGGCGGCAAGCCCGGAGACCGGTTTTCCCCGGCGGGCTTCTTCCATAAGTCCCCGGATGAGCGGAATATAATCGATAATACACCCGTCCGAAACATGAATGGACGCTCCGGGAATATCCGCGGTACAGCTTCCCCACAGTAAAGGATATGAATCATATATTTCGGGCGGCGATTTGCGCACGGTATAGGGGAGTGTTTGCGGCGTATGTTCACCGGCGGCGGCGGCTGATTCGAGCATCATCGCAGCCTGCCCCTCGAATGCTGAGCGGTGCCGGATATCAAGAAGAGAGGCAGCGGCATCGAAAAGCCTCCCAAGTGAGCTCGTGCGGGGAGAGTTCAGCCCCGCGCTGCATGCCTGATCGAGCAGCTCGCGTTCATGAGGTGAAAGATGCCGCAGGCAGGGCATATCGAATGACAGCCACCGGTCGCCGTATGCCGCCCGGAGATGAGACAGCGCCATCCTCCACGGCTCCCTGACGGCGGCGGTACCGCCCGGCATCGGCACATAATCGAGATGCGCGAACCGAACAAACGAAACGGGAGAGCTTATCAGTACTTCGCCGCCCCAAATCGTTTCATCGAGACCGTATCCCGTGCCGTCCATCGAGAATCCGATAACCGTGCCGGTATGCCCGTGCTCGGCAAGAACGCTCGTTATATGGGCATGGTGATGCTGTACACCGACCACGCCGTAAAGCTCGTCGCTGCGCTCCGAAAGACACTGCTTGCAGTACCGGGTGGACAGATAGTCCGGGTGAAGGTCGCAGGCATACACTCGCGGATCGAGCTCCAGAATACCGGTGAAATGGTCAACCGCCTCCCTGAAAAATCCGAGTGTGGGAATGTTTTCCAGATCGCCGATATGCTGGCTCACGAAAGCCCGGTGACCGTCAGTTACGCAGAGGGTATTCTTGAGCTCTCCGCCGAAAGCGAGCACCGGGGGGACAGGCTCGGGCAGAAAAACCGGTACGGGGGCAAAACCCCGTGACCGCCGCACGAAAGAAATTTCCTCGCCCCCGGCATTCACCACGGAATCATCGCAGCGAACAGCAATTTCCCGGTCGTGGATGAGAAACGCATCCGCAATTCCCGACAGCCGCCTGAGGGCTTCGTCGTTATCCTTGCAGATGGGGTCCTCGCTCAGATTCCCGCTTGTCATGACCAGTGCATCGAAGACCGGCTTCCCGCCGGCAAAATCCCCGCCGGCCTGCGGATGGAAAAAGAGAAGATAGTGGAGCGGCGTGTACGGCAGCATGATCCCGAGGTAATATGTTCCCGGCGCAACCGAAGGGGCGACAGGCGAAGACTTTGCGCGCCCGTCAAAGCGGGGTGCAAGCACTATCGGACGTTCATGACTTTCGAGCGCGGCTCTTCCGTTTACGGTCAGGTGTATCATTTTCCGTGCACTGCGGATGGTGCCGGTCATAAGCGCGAGCGGCTTCTCCTCACGGTGTTTCAATGAACGCAGCCGCTGCACCGCTTCGTCCTGTGCGCCATCGACAGCAAGATGAAACCCGCCAAGTCCTTTAACCGCAACAATCCGTCCCATTCGAAGCAGTTCGACAGCAGCAAGAACGGGGTCGCCGGGAATATCGCGACCGTCGCCGTCCACGAGCCGCAGCTTCGGCCCGCAGTGCGGGCATGCATCGGGCTGGGCATGAAACCGCCGATCTGCGGGATCATGATACTCGCGCTCGCAGTCGGGACACATGATAAAACCGGCCATGGTCGTAAAACCCCTGTCATACGGGAGCCGCCGGATGATGGAAAACCGAGGGCCGCAGTTGGTGCAGTTGATGAAGGGATAGAGATAACGGCGGTCGTGCTGATCGAAAAGCTCACGCAGGCAGTCCCCGCAAACACATACATCCGGGGAGATAAGCGCCTGCGGCTTACCGGTCCGGTCGCTTGCCCGAATCTCGAAGGTTAAGTATTTCCGTCCACCCGGCTCGTTATCGAGGACAGTGCGGCGGAGCTCGACTATCCGCGACAAAACAGGCGCCCGGCTCATGAGGCTTGAGATAAAGACCTCGATATCCTCCGGCGCCCCTTCCGCTTCGATAACAACGCCATCAGGGTTGTTCTTCACATATCCGCAGAGACGGCAGTCATGGGCAAGGTTATGGACAAACGGGCGGAACCCCACACCCTGCACAATACCGCGGATTTCGATACGTTCACATTTGTAATGGATTGTTTTCATGACACGGACATCAGCTTTTCGTTCCCTGGAAAAGGAATTCGGCGAACCGGTCTATCCCTTCACCGGTTTTTGCGGAGGTCATGAGCACGGTCAGGTTCGGATTGATCGATCGGGCGTGGTTTTCGAGAACCTGAGGCCGGACATCGACATAGGGTGCAAGATCGGTTTTGGTGATAACCACGGCATTCGCCGACACAAACGCGGCGGGATACTTGAGGGGTTTGTCTTCGCCTTCCGCCACACTCAGCACGATAACCCGGCACTCTTCACCCAGATCAAACGCGACCGGACAGATCAGATTTCCTACATTCTCGATGACAAGCACCTTCAGCTTCGAGAGGGGCAGATGCGACATGGCCTCATCGACCTGAACAGCGGCCAGATGGCACTCGTCCCCCGTTTCTATCTGAACTGCTTTTACACCCAAAGCCTCGATACGGCGCATATCGTTGTCGGTCTTCACATCGCCCTCGATGACAGCAATCTCCGAAGTGTCCTTGAGTTTTCGGAACGTTGCTTCCAGCAGCGAGGTTTTCCCGCTGCCGGGCGAACCGATGAGATTGAGACACCGTATACCCTTTTCCCGCAGCTCTGAACGGATATTGGCGGCAATTTCATCGTTCCGGGTCAGTACCTTCTGTTTCAGTTTCACCTCGGCCATGTACTCCCCCACTTTATGAGTGCATTATTCTTTATCAACAACGCCCGAAGAAACGCTCCTCAAACGACTATAAAATCATGAACAACACCACATTCAACAGGATGAGAGAACCGACAGCCAGACGCGGATACGGTTTCACGAGATAATTGCTCAGAATCATGCTTATCAGAACGGTCAATCCGAACGCGGTTCCCGACTTAACAAGCACATGGACATTCCATGCATTCAACAGAATAGCAGAGAGCGCGGGCAGCGGATAGTGAATCACATAAACGGTGTAC
This bacterium DNA region includes the following protein-coding sequences:
- the hypB gene encoding hydrogenase nickel incorporation protein HypB, yielding MAEVKLKQKVLTRNDEIAANIRSELREKGIRCLNLIGSPGSGKTSLLEATFRKLKDTSEIAVIEGDVKTDNDMRRIEALGVKAVQIETGDECHLAAVQVDEAMSHLPLSKLKVLVIENVGNLICPVAFDLGEECRVIVLSVAEGEDKPLKYPAAFVSANAVVITKTDLAPYVDVRPQVLENHARSINPNLTVLMTSAKTGEGIDRFAEFLFQGTKS
- the hypD gene encoding hydrogenase formation protein HypD translates to MNEVKKIRDPGLMKDLSKRLASLRLTRPVTLMEVCGTHTMAIHRAGLPSLLPPELRLLSGPGCPVCVTPASYLDTAIAMARRYDAVLATFGDMMRVPGSSGSLAGLRSEGYSVEIVYSPLSAIEMARSMPGAEVVFLAVGFETTAPVVASSVLYAREHGVENFSILSAHKLVMPALELLISDRLLAVDGFMLPGHVSAVLGSEPYRDIAERYHHACVITGFETADIIQGILMLADQIERDDMTVAIQYSRVVKPEGNKQARAVIDRVFEVTDSDWRGFGMIPSSGLALRDEFRDFDAALRFPVEIEAGHEPDGCRCGEILKGHCAPPECPLFARVCRPESPVGPCMVSGEGTCAAFFKYSKRQGAYGSD
- the hypF gene encoding carbamoyltransferase HypF; amino-acid sequence: MKTIHYKCERIEIRGIVQGVGFRPFVHNLAHDCRLCGYVKNNPDGVVIEAEGAPEDIEVFISSLMSRAPVLSRIVELRRTVLDNEPGGRKYLTFEIRASDRTGKPQALISPDVCVCGDCLRELFDQHDRRYLYPFINCTNCGPRFSIIRRLPYDRGFTTMAGFIMCPDCEREYHDPADRRFHAQPDACPHCGPKLRLVDGDGRDIPGDPVLAAVELLRMGRIVAVKGLGGFHLAVDGAQDEAVQRLRSLKHREEKPLALMTGTIRSARKMIHLTVNGRAALESHERPIVLAPRFDGRAKSSPVAPSVAPGTYYLGIMLPYTPLHYLLFFHPQAGGDFAGGKPVFDALVMTSGNLSEDPICKDNDEALRRLSGIADAFLIHDREIAVRCDDSVVNAGGEEISFVRRSRGFAPVPVFLPEPVPPVLAFGGELKNTLCVTDGHRAFVSQHIGDLENIPTLGFFREAVDHFTGILELDPRVYACDLHPDYLSTRYCKQCLSERSDELYGVVGVQHHHAHITSVLAEHGHTGTVIGFSMDGTGYGLDETIWGGEVLISSPVSFVRFAHLDYVPMPGGTAAVREPWRMALSHLRAAYGDRWLSFDMPCLRHLSPHERELLDQACSAGLNSPRTSSLGRLFDAAASLLDIRHRSAFEGQAAMMLESAAAAGEHTPQTLPYTVRKSPPEIYDSYPLLWGSCTADIPGASIHVSDGCIIDYIPLIRGLMEEARRGKPVSGLAAAFHNTLAASFLEVAEYARESTGINTVALSGGCWQNLILFVRFRDVLKEHGFTVLTNRQVPVNDGGISLGQAYTAAACMRNRGI